GGAATATCAGCTGTGTATATGTAATCACAGGCTGTCCCGTGCCCTCCGGACCCATCGCATAGCTGACTTGTTTCGGCAAAAGATCGCTGGTTGGAAGCTGTACCTTTTGACTCGATTGCTTTTGGGGAAGTTGGTCGGGATTCTCCTTAATAGATAAAATtctttgaaaattgttttattgATCGCTAAAGTTTTACTCACTTTATTCTCTTCCTCGCTTTCCTTAAGCGGTTCCTGATGGCACAGTAAATCAAATAGGATTAGGGAGCCGAGACTGTGTCCTGCCAACGACACTCCACCATTGAATTCAGGGTGTCGCATTCTGTACTTCAGGTAGACATCGTTAAGCGCGTCTGCCACCGTGTTCATGATCTTTTGACAGTATTTTGGACTGGTGTAGAACAGCACGTCGAGCAGCGTGTCATTGGTGAAGTTTCGCAGGCGAGGAATAGACTCCAAAGTGATTGACTTCAGCTTTTCGTCGATGCCTAACTCCTCGGAGTGCAGGTGTCCGTGCCACGAAATGGGCAAAACTTCAACGCGACCCACCAGGCCCATATCTGTTGAGTTTTTGTAGTGCGACTGAACTAGTTGCTGGGCAATAACCCGGAAGTCATCCACTAAGAATGATTATAAATTGGTTATTTACCAGAAAACGAAGAGGCTTATGTATATAACTCACCCACTTCCTCCACGGAACGCATTTTCAAATCGCAGGCTGAGCCAATGCCATGCACCATGAAAAGCAGGTGATCGACACGCTGCGATTCGCCTTGCTCGATGGTGAAATCATCCAAGTCCCTCTTGACAACTCTCGGGCGCATGGAACCCTGTGTGCTGGCTCCCCAAGTGTCTGCGTTCTGTTGCGGCAGGAAGTGGACGATGACTGTAGGTCCGTGGAAGACCACCTGTTCGCCATTGGCCAGCATGATCTTCTGATGCCATTCACCAATCTCCGCAGATCGCTTGTATTCCGCTTCAAGTAGTGCTGCCGTGTCCTCGGTGTAGGGAACATACTTGGAGTCAACTCCCTTGTAGAACCAGGAGCAGCGTCGCACTTCGATGGCCTTTCCCTCCCAGTAAACGGGAGTCTTGGTACGTTCCTTGATGTTTACATCGTAGCGGCCTCCCTCAACGGGAATAATCAATGTGGAATCGTCTGGAATTGAGATTTGGTCATAAGATGATTTTGCTTGAAAAGTTTCAGTAGCTAACTAAAAGAATGTGCTTACCGAGGTTTAGGCTGGTTTCCAACAAGGCCGAATCATAGTGGCTGAATGGTGTCCAGATGAACTTTGTGTCCACGCTGCGCTTGTAGAACCAATGGGCCACCACTGGTGAATAAggctaaacaaaaaattgttaattagtacaataaaaacaatattcaGGTACTTTTTAACGTACTATAGCCACGGGAGGCGTCGCCACCTGGCCCTTCTCGCTGCTGGCACTTGCCATTCTGAGCTCTCTGAGGATCTCCTCGGGCAATTCGCCCAGATGCTGCTGGAATAGATCGTCGCCCGATGGACGATCGGTTTGTGTTGGTGCTGGAGCAAGGGTCGAGAACTCCGAACAGGCGGACGAAGGCGGCTCGACAAGATTTGAAACGGGTGTCTGTGAACGCTCTTGCAGCTGCTTTACAGCCACTCCGCTGTGGACAATGTCGTATTTGAGTTCACCTGGTACTGCGGGTTGATCCTGCAACGGTGGATTGTTGAAGAAGTTCTGAATGCGCTGATCCTCGTTAGCTTGCTGGATTTGCGACTGGGTTTGAGGAACCTGATCGAAGAAATTGACGGGATCGCAGTTTATAGCTGGAGCAACAGGTTCAGTAGTTGTCTCGGGTGCGAATGTTGGTGGCGCAGAGGCACTAGGACCACCAAAATAGCCGTCGAAAGAGTTGACACCTGAATTTTGATTTGGGTTTTCGACTAAACTTGAAGCTTGCTGGGTCTGGTTTAACAAATCGAATCCTATAGCAGATGTGGCTATATTGGACACACTATTCTGTGGCGGTGACTCAAGTGCCAATGGTGGCGGTGCGATTCCGTGCTGCACTGGCAAATCAGGAAACACGCTGCCGGGTGCTGGACTTCCGAAGAAATTGAAGTCGGTGGACGTTGCGGTTTCTGGTGCTGTGCTGAAGAAGCTTTGCAGCGGCGAGGGAGCAAGTGGTGGCTGGCTAAGAACTTCGGATTCGCTTTTTGGCGCAAAGAATCCAATTGGAGGTGGAACCAATTCGGGTTTTGTTTCCTGAACCAAAGGTGTAGCCTTAGTTTGTGCAAATGAACTAAAAACTGTTTGGGTTTCAGAGTTTCCCTGAAATAGATTGGTTACGGTGTCGTCTGATGATCCCTGGAAACCAGGAGGAGCGTCAACCAGCTCAGCCGATGTAGTTGGAACTATATCTGGTATGGATGGTGATGTTGTTGGTATGGAAGCAAACAACGTAGAAGTCGTATCCGGAGCCGGTGTTAgtattgttgtatttgcaGATGTTGGTGGCGGAGCAAATAACGAAGAAGTAGAATCCACTTGAGCGGGGGAAAATAACGATGAAACCGACGGAGGACCAGGAACAGGAACAAAGAGTGGAGCACTTGAAGCCACTGGTGGCGCAGCAAAAATCGAGCTGGCACTGGTGGAACcagttggtggtggtggataTAGTGGTACGCCCTGACTTTGTCCCGACAAAGCTGGCACTGGCACGAATAATGGAATCTCTTGTTCCACCGGCGCAGATGGTTCTGGGTAGACTATATCTCCTTGATCTACCTTACTTGCGGGCGGAAATAGTAGAACACTCGATTCCGAGCTACTTGCTGGGGTTTCTTCCAGAACGGGTTCGATTACAGGAGGACCAGTGTGTGTATCTTCTCCAAGTTCGGTTGATAGATTAGATTCTTGTGGTGGTGCTGATAAGAACTCTTCTTGAATCTCGGATCGTTTGGAGTCCTCTGCTGGTGCTGTCAACTCCTGCTGAAGCTGTGGTGTAAAAATATTCGTTCCCGAAGTAACTGGAGCCGGTGGCGCAAAGAATGGAATTCCTTGGTTTGATGTTGGCGCCTGTACAAGATTTTCTCTTCCCGAGGAAACACTTGCTACTAGGTTCTCCGGCTGGGTTCCTGTTGGTAAAGGCGTATCAAAGAATTGACTTGCTGAGGGTATTGGAGTAGGTCCTTGCACTAGACCTTCCAAAGTTGTCGATGGTGCAGCTGCGTTTTCTTGTTGGCTTAAACCAGTTGTTACTTCTGCTCCTGTTGGTTGAGGATTGAAGAAAGGAATAGCCGTTGAGGATATTGTTGCTGCAGCGAAGAGGGGTACACTGGCAAAGCCAGCTGTTGGAGGAGGATTGGCTACAGATGCTGTTAGCGGAGGAGCAACACTTGTATTTGAGGTCGCTGGTGGAGGGGCAATAGGTGCTGCTTGTGGAACAGCAACAGTTGGAGCTGCTACTTGTCCTGTTGGATTGTGCACTGACGGCGTAAAGAAAGGAACTCCTTGGCTGGATTGACCCTCTAGATGCCCTAATGATCCTGGTGCAGAAGCTCCGAATGGATTAAAAATTGCTGGAGTTACAGATGTGGGGGGCAGAGGAGCGGCGAATCCCGAAGATGTTGCGGTTTCCTGAGGCGTCAATGGACTCTTGTAAAGACGAGTTCCCTTCTGGAGACGATATGAAGCTTGCCCAGCGGCTGGCGGTGGTGCAGCTGGTCCTGGCAAGGGATTCGGATTTGAAGGAGTTGGGACACCAGGCTGAGCGGCTGCTGGTGGAAATACTCCTGGAGGTGGCCCACCTGATGATGTAATCGGTATGGTTGGAACTGGTTCGGTTAATGGGACATTAGGACGAACTTCTCCTGGATTAAAGAATCCTGCAGATTGTGTTGCTGGTGTCGCTTGTGTTGCAAATGGCCCAACAACAGGTGCAACTTCACCTGTGGTAAAGAATCCTCCTAGTGCCGATGTTGGAGGAGGATTGCCTGGTGGTACTGTTAAAGGTATTGTTGGAACAGCTTGTGTGTCAACAAATGGAACTGCCGGTGGAATTCCTTGGGCGATTGTCGTTGGTGAAGGAACAAAGAGTTCTCCTACTGCAGATGCGTCCGGAGGATGGCTTGGTGGCAATGCAGATTGGTTAACAGTTGTTGACTGAACAGGCTGCGGTGCAACATGTGGAACTGGTCCTGGAGTAAAAAATGAAGGCGTAACACTTGGAACAGCAGATGTGAAGAAGGCTCCTACAGCTGGTGGAGCAGCTGCTTGTGCTACAGGCAATGGAGCTGGCGGCGCGAAAAAGTTTCCGACCGAAGGTGGAACTACTACCTCTGTTGAGGGTAAAGATGTAGGTGCTCCCGGTACGAAATAATTACCTCCCGGCGGAAGGGTTGAATTTGGTCCACCAAATAAGTTCGTCGATGGAGGTGGTGCTGTTGCTGTAGTAATGTCTAGGTAGCCTCCTGTTTGCTGGACATTAGTGTGTTCTGGTTCACTGCTTCGCCCAGTGGCTGATTGAACAAGTCCTGTGATATTTTGAAGGACTCCTGTGGGCACGAGACTGGTCAAAGAGAAGAGTCCTCCACCGGATTTGCGTTCCTCTGCGGGAATTGAAGCTGGCTGCGCTGATATGTCAAAGGGAGCAGGATTGGCTGCGTATATTGGTTGTGGTGGATATGGTGGCGTCTGGAATGATGGAGCCGCTTGGGGAGCCTGAGGAACCTGTGCCTGTGCAGGTTGTCCGGACTGCTCGGAGAATCCAGGAATGGGAGCGTATAGCTTCTTCCTGGCGGTGAATCGGTATGTGTTTGGATTTCCCGATGTAGGCGGCGGTGCAGGGACTCCTACGTTCGGTGGCGGAACCTCAGTAGGTGCGTAAAACTTGGGTGGTTCGGGGGCAACCACTTCATTTGCGGCCGCTGGTGGAGCTGCATAAAATGGAGCTGGCACCGGAGCAACTGGCTGAACGTAGCTGGCCTGCTGAATGTAAGAGGGCTGTATGTCTAGTTTGGGCTCCTCCGAGGTTTCCCTGCTGCCGGCGTAGATCCGCTTCGAGAAGGTGGAAAACACATTGGAGGCCACCGCAGGCAGGGCAGTAAAGGAGGAGGCTGCCTGACTCAGCAACGAATCGCTTCCAGCTTCCGTTGGTGGTTCCAACAGAGGATTGGCGTTTGGATCGCCTGCGCCTTGATATGGACTCGATCCACCTGCGCCAACGGAATCCTCGCTGCTGGTATTCAAGTTAATCTCGTCGAGCGCTTCGCTATCGTCAATGCCCGTTGGCTGACCAACGGTGACCAATGATTTCGGTTCTGAAATGTAGACAAAAAAAGGCATTGGTCAGTATGATGCCTAATTGTTTATAGTTGAAGATCATAGGAAGTTATTATTTGGATGTGGCCAATTCCCCACAAATAAGAAACGTATGCTCGTCAAGAAGTTATGGGTTGTAATGAATGCTAATTAATATCGGCAGAATTCAAAACGGAACCGCCATAAACGGGTTTACAAATTCGCACTTGGAATCGAAGGTGGAACTGGACTTGGAGGTGTAGATTGAGTGGTTGAACTAAACAAGCAATTGCCGCAATCAAACATGCAACAgcattattaattattaatgaTAAAAAAGATGTTTTTGCAACGTGAGTTGCCACAAATGTCCTGTCATTAAATCACTGTTAGTTTAAAAAAACCAGTGCTATTTAAGAAACTACTGGAGAAGGTAAGCCATGACttataaattgcaattgcacCGACTGATTGCTCTCAAATGTTTTCCGCCTTCAATTTGGCTAGATATAGTTTTAATGGTTCCACCGTTTGATTAACCCATAATAAACGACAGCAGCCATGTGGGGAACTGGCAAACAAACAGGTCAGTTAACGTTTTTTTAGCGAACTTAATCCACACTCTAAATCCGAATCGGGTTTTTTGCTGCGCTGCATAGTGGGGGGTGTCATAAAAAGCCAAATCTTGACATTAGCCGCAGTATAAATGCCATGGCATTTGTGGAAGAAGCGCCGCGAAGTTCCCGATGAATGTGAAATGCGAAATGAAAGCACTTGGCCGCAAAACATGGCGAACGTGTCATTTGGCCAGCGAATACGTCAAAGAATTCACCTCGATCTTGAAACGTGATTGGATCCGAGGCGCACCGCTGGCCAAAAGGTTTTCACACCTCGAGCGGAGTGGAGACTATTTTAAGAACTGCATTGTTCACATGCTCGAAAGCGAGTTTGGAATTCTTGTCGCAGCTGCATAACCAGATTCCAAAGCCAGGCCAATGATTTAGAATTATGATTATGGCAAATTATGGGATTCTAAATGTGATCTTTGGATCAAACGGGCTTGCTTCTACCTGGTCTGAAGTCCACGTACAGATGCGCGTCCGTAATGGTCAGGTTTCATATGCATATCAGTGTGAGTACTTTTTATTCACTACGATTGTGTGCAATCCAGTCTATTAATCACTTTCATGGATAAGTTATTAAGGCAGTAAATTGCTGCCCATAAATATGctaatattttaattgataaAGGTACCTAATATTTCGACGGAAATATGGTAAgagtttaatttaatttattatttattatataagATACATATATTTGTTAGCATGGTATAAATATGCAGTCTTTTTGAGAGCtaaataatttgattgataGCAAATAATTAATGTATACTTGTGACTTCAATTACTGGttggaaaaatatgatttattttgccatttttccaATAAATGTCAAGTAAAACCGCTTAAATCACGCGCAAAACTATTTTGCCGTATATTTTCGCCACTTTGAGGCACTTGACATTGTCGACTTTGGGTTGTCACTTTTAGGGTCGTCATTTGTAACGGCTAGGCAAAGATTAGCTATAGCAACTGGCCGAGGTGGGGCTcggaaaatattaaataacaacgAAAAATTTCCAGTTTTCAGTTTGAGCTTGAggtggtttttgttttaatatttacaaatgCCCGCAATGACAATGACGCATTACGACAAATgtgttaaaataaataaagacgCTCGCGTTCGTCTAACCGCAAAGGTGGAAAAAAAAGTAGAACAGCATAATTCATTCAAATTGTGACCCTacacaaaaaacaaagaaacacGCACACATCAAAATGTGGAAGAATTTTATACCTTACTTAGGAGCATGACATCATAACCAGATTTCGGTCACTTTCGGCCACTCGAAAGAAGCAGCATCTGAAAGATcttcagctccagctccagctccgtCTGGCTGTCCCAAGTGCTGCCTGCACATAATGGCActcaaataaaacaattaaggCCCACATGAGCACGTCAAGCACGATGAAATCATTTGCAGGATACCCGAGCACATAATATGTATTCGGGCCACAACAATGCCCCCAAAAAAAGATTGCCATAAATTTGGGAATTTAAACGCTGGCCAAAAGGCTCGTGCAGGTCGCATGCCAAAAACGCGATCCGAAAAAACAACTGAGAAAACAAAGGATGGCAAAAATGTTTGGCATTGAACCCCCgggccaaataaataaataaacaaaaaaaacaacacacacacgaaaaaaaaagaaatcaaaataaatctCAATAAAATGCGTGCTCTTTGGAAATGATGCTGAAGAAGCTCCTCGAGACGTCGGCCAGTCTGCGGCTGCCAGCGGCTAAATGGTATAAATAAACCGGACACGACTTTCAATACTCTATCCCAACAACTTTTCCACCAAATATTCGAAACGTCTTGTAGCTCGGTAATATTGCTACAGTCGTTAAAGTCCGTTTCATTATCTCTGATTTCTATTAATACTccaagaaaatgtaatttctAGTAATCaaagaaattatttattgttttgtatATGTAGCAAGCACTATCAgcacatttaattattgttataaaGAAAAGCATTGCTCAGTTTTATAAAACCTTCATGTTTCTTGACCAAAAAGTAATTTCTTACTTTTGTCAATTGTTTTGCCCAGTCTCTCATCAATTTTTTCCGACACTTTAATTAGTTTTCTGCTCAGCTGCGTAAGTTTATCGACAGTTTTCTTAAATAAATGTATCATGTTTTTTCCAAAATAAGTATTTGTGCGCGTAGATTCATTTTTGGAATGCATTTCCTGGTAGCCAATGAATTCAACAACGTACTGCATTTGTTCTTTTGGGGAAGTAACACTGTTGGCGCGATCCAAACAGCTTTGAAGAAACTCGACTTGGGAGTGGCACTTTTCCAAATTCGATGCCCGTTTGATGGCATCCTCCAGAGATCTTCTCACATTATCAAATATATTTGACCACGAATCGTCGGTATCAACATACTCTAAAAGTTCGCAATCATTTCCCTGTTCCATGGGAAATCCGCTGGAGAAACTCTAAGATAGCACATGCTATAAGCCTAATGGTTTCTTCTACTACTACCAAATTCTTACCAATAAATTGAGTGAAAGAATTATTACTGAGAAACGCATATTACGCTTGCTTTAAAAAGACTGATTGTTCTTGAAAAAACGGAGCTCCTTTTATAGCACTTTAAAGGAAATTGTTCTTTAAAAACTATCCTTAACTACCTGCTGATTTTTCTGGGCAATAGGCTCAACTCTCGACAAATTTACGTTACCCTTTAGTGGAAGTGTGTTATGGAGGTTCAAAGAACAGACAAACTCAGGTAGCATCAAATGAGATATGGGGACTCCCATTTTTTCAAAGGAATTCCATAAGGCATTCCAATTTTATGCTTACAAATTTGGTGTCAATAACCCACTGCCTAGATCCCTTGCTATATTATATCCTAACGAAATATAATACATAATAACAATTGTAATCAATAATATGTCAATTTATTCTCTTGGATTTTTTTACACAGCTTTAAAAAATGGGGTTTTTCAATTGGGTAGACTACATTTTGCCAAAGGAAATCGTGTTAAATACTTTAGCATCGGAATAGAGAAACCAGATAATGTATTTATAACCGTATCAGCATTCGTATTAATTTGTGCCACCAAATTATGATATTCGATCTGATCTTTCAAACTTTGACTCAATTCGCGTATATCGTTTTTCATGTTTTTAATGTTACTTGAATATATATAAGTGTAGGGTTCCTCATCAGTACACGGACCACCTTCATATTCCTGCGAGGATGCGTTAAGATATTCAACTATTTGTGCCCAAGGACTGGAGGCACTTAATTCATTTCCACgattttttagattttgtaGGGAAGCAACATATTGGTTACAGGAACGATATGATCttttataataaattttattatccAATATAGAGTTGGCCAAACTTTTACTCTTTTCCCACCAAGCATTTTCATCGTCTGGAAATCTGGCAACATTTCTGATAAATTCGCATGCATTTTCTGCATTTGGCTCCAGGGGATAACTATTCGCTGGTAACTGCGGTCAATAGAAagttaataatttattttcgaGTTTTTTCCTAAGTATCGTACCAGTACAGCCAGCCAAGCAATGACTAGATGGATGTACATTTCCTTAATCATTTTATAGAACTGCACTTTTCCGACGCAAACACTCTGATTTATAGAAATTCTTTGCGATTGTCGCAGTATTGCTGCTGACTTCTATAAAATAGCTCAGATAATCTCGACGTCTAGCAAACAAAGAACCGTTTATATATAGTTCGATCGATTTAATTTCTACATTGGAGCACAGGATTATACTCTAAACATGCACTAAAATCGTTATACCCGTTTCACGGAAAGTATGAAATAATGTTTcaggacggactaacgaaagacttaggcaacaaACTCAGGTAGCAGCAAGTTCAGATGAAAAAGGTGATATGGGACTCGCATATTTTCGAAGGTATTTTCGGGGTTTTTTCCCCCGAGCACATGAGTAAACCCTTCGTAGTAGGGGTATGCTAATTGTGTCAGCCACCCAATGCCGCCACACCCACTGACCCGTGACGCATCTGCCACAATCTCGCTTCCTCCGGGTTTTTCCGATAGCGGATTCCTATGACTATATATATCTTATCGATGGGGTGTGCCAATCCGTTTCCCCGCTTAGCTACATACATCCATTTGCAGCCAATTGTtcaatatttaaacaatttatgaGCCACAAAAGCATACAAAATATACGCGTGCGACAAGTACAAAAAGGTCAGTAATTAGAGGAGTTTGTTTTAGTCCACCGACAGTCGTGCAGTGCTCCACAGGTGCCCAAGTGAATCGAGTGAATATTGTGAAAGTGAAATAACACCGAAAGGATTAAGGATATTAGTGTATTCGATAAGGCACTGTGACATCAGTGCTAACTATTAGCTAATTATTAACAAAACGCTGACACCGCCTTGCACCAGTTCTTCTCGTTCTTCTCGAGGGGCTCGTTTGGCTGCCACCGCGAAAACAAGTTGGTAATTTTTGATTAACACTCTTGGGACATGCGTACGTGTTTATATATTCATCATAAAATTAAACCAGCCTCGGCATCCATATGAGAGCCACAAACAAAATCACAGGCCGATCGAGCAGAGCAAGCGGCAAATGGAACGATAATCAAAAAAATCGACACAAAACGATtgccaaatatttaatttgttttattgaaAGGGTTTTTCTTTTGCGTTCGTTGCCGCAAAGTTGTTAATTGAAGCAATGCCCGAAAGCAGGAGCAACTGCCGCCGCAGAAGGCGAGCAACAAAAATTGATTGCATAATTATTAACGAAAGCACGACAACAGCGTAATATTCGCAAAGTGAAAATTGCGTGAGCTGCATAAATTCTGGATGCAATAAATTTGCTTTCAAAATGTGCGAAGTTATCTCCTTGCCAACGACTCTTTTATACCCTGGCTGCGATAATCCCGATCTTTAGCTAATGAAAATATAGTAGGCTTACAAATATGTAAACTGTAGTAtatgatatatttatattttaaatcaaACTCTTACCAAATGAGAGCTTTGACCACATGCTCATGTCTCCTCGCTGGAACCACACAATTAGTACTTAATATTTCAACCAAGTGTTGCTATTCAAACCGCAAAACAAAGTGGTTCAATGGTTTCTGCCAAAGACCTTAGTATTGGGAGGTTTTCGAGATAGGCACGTAGGTCAAGATGGGCACGATTTCGCATGGAAAATAAGTCATGTCAAGCTCAAGATGCTCAACAATTTGTCATACAAGCTAAAAAGCTGCGGAATCATTGTGCTTAAGCGTCGTGGTTGtgtttacatattttttccTTTACACATAGCCAAAAGAATTATTTTGTTCTCAGGTTTTACAGGTACTGCTTAAGTGACAAACCCACACTAAACTAATTTCTATGGAATTTCTATGGTTCAGGTAAAGAAAGCCGGCTAAACCCTTTCTTTATACCTTAAGAAATTGAGGAAGCCTCAACGTTTCCGCatacaatatttaaatgaacAACAATATACGTATTCGATGGTCCACTATATATGTACGCGCTTgtatttattatgattttattGATGCTATCAGCGACTGCCAGTCGGAGTTGTcatattaaattcatttcaCGCTCCATTTTAATGCGCCGGCCAGTCGGGTAGTCGAACTTCCTACACAAGTTCAGCGTCGGTCTGTTTTGGATGATTTTTGACGACCACCAAGCCGATTACATATTCACTTTGCATGCCACCAATGCGGTTATTATTTGCCATAATGATtgcaaagcaaaaaaaaaggtcaA
This genomic stretch from Drosophila mauritiana strain mau12 chromosome 2L, ASM438214v1, whole genome shotgun sequence harbors:
- the LOC117150300 gene encoding nascent polypeptide-associated complex subunit alpha, muscle-specific form isoform X1, which produces MSERSKGDVSARVNNNANPTRVVKNPLLSASVTGLSFDDFPNKPQLLPAAPPVVHATPPAAPVLIAGILNREPKSLVTVGQPTGIDDSEALDEINLNTSSEDSVGAGGSSPYQGAGDPNANPLLEPPTEAGSDSLLSQAASSFTALPAVASNVFSTFSKRIYAGSRETSEEPKLDIQPSYIQQASYVQPVAPVPAPFYAAPPAAANEVVAPEPPKFYAPTEVPPPNVGVPAPPPTSGNPNTYRFTARKKLYAPIPGFSEQSGQPAQAQVPQAPQAAPSFQTPPYPPQPIYAANPAPFDISAQPASIPAEERKSGGGLFSLTSLVPTGVLQNITGLVQSATGRSSEPEHTNVQQTGGYLDITTATAPPPSTNLFGGPNSTLPPGGNYFVPGAPTSLPSTEVVVPPSVGNFFAPPAPLPVAQAAAPPAVGAFFTSAVPSVTPSFFTPGPVPHVAPQPVQSTTVNQSALPPSHPPDASAVGELFVPSPTTIAQGIPPAVPFVDTQAVPTIPLTVPPGNPPPTSALGGFFTTGEVAPVVGPFATQATPATQSAGFFNPGEVRPNVPLTEPVPTIPITSSGGPPPGVFPPAAAQPGVPTPSNPNPLPGPAAPPPAAGQASYRLQKGTRLYKSPLTPQETATSSGFAAPLPPTSVTPAIFNPFGASAPGSLGHLEGQSSQGVPFFTPSVHNPTGQVAAPTVAVPQAAPIAPPPATSNTSVAPPLTASVANPPPTAGFASVPLFAAATISSTAIPFFNPQPTGAEVTTGLSQQENAAAPSTTLEGLVQGPTPIPSASQFFDTPLPTGTQPENLVASVSSGRENLVQAPTSNQGIPFFAPPAPVTSGTNIFTPQLQQELTAPAEDSKRSEIQEEFLSAPPQESNLSTELGEDTHTGPPVIEPVLEETPASSSESSVLLFPPASKVDQGDIVYPEPSAPVEQEIPLFVPVPALSGQSQGVPLYPPPPTGSTSASSIFAAPPVASSAPLFVPVPGPPSVSSLFSPAQVDSTSSLFAPPPTSANTTILTPAPDTTSTLFASIPTTSPSIPDIVPTTSAELVDAPPGFQGSSDDTVTNLFQGNSETQTVFSSFAQTKATPLVQETKPELVPPPIGFFAPKSESEVLSQPPLAPSPLQSFFSTAPETATSTDFNFFGSPAPGSVFPDLPVQHGIAPPPLALESPPQNSVSNIATSAIGFDLLNQTQQASSLVENPNQNSGVNSFDGYFGGPSASAPPTFAPETTTEPVAPAINCDPVNFFDQVPQTQSQIQQANEDQRIQNFFNNPPLQDQPAVPGELKYDIVHSGVAVKQLQERSQTPVSNLVEPPSSACSEFSTLAPAPTQTDRPSGDDLFQQHLGELPEEILRELRMASASSEKGQVATPPVAIPYSPVVAHWFYKRSVDTKFIWTPFSHYDSALLETSLNLDDSTLIIPVEGGRYDVNIKERTKTPVYWEGKAIEVRRCSWFYKGVDSKYVPYTEDTAALLEAEYKRSAEIGEWHQKIMLANGEQVVFHGPTVIVHFLPQQNADTWGASTQGSMRPRVVKRDLDDFTIEQGESQRVDHLLFMVHGIGSACDLKMRSVEEVVDDFRVIAQQLVQSHYKNSTDMGLVGRVEVLPISWHGHLHSEELGIDEKLKSITLESIPRLRNFTNDTLLDVLFYTSPKYCQKIMNTVADALNDVYLKYRMRHPEFNGGVSLAGHSLGSLILFDLLCHQEPLKESEEENKENPDQLPQKQSSQKVQLPTSDLLPKQVSYAMGPEGTGQPVITYTQLIFHPKKFFALGSPIGMFVTIRGIDKLGLDFHLPTCPGFYNIFHPFDPVAYRIEALVNPDMNGIRPVLIPHHKGRKRMHLELKETMTRVGADIKQRFMDTFKTTLDSVNFLTTVTKVKKEAEESLEKETSQTSSQAFQKQNEDLDESSIASSSCKLRNRTDSNSTTASDPEFIELDFPLGKLNDSKRVDYVLQEAPLEFINEYIFALSSHVCYWGSEDTILFVMKEIYASLGISTDSQVPQSSMTIERPVSHESSVSHSLLPM
- the LOC117150300 gene encoding nascent polypeptide-associated complex subunit alpha, muscle-specific form isoform X2, giving the protein MSERSKGDVSARVNNNANPTRVVKNPLLSASVTGLSFDDFPNKPQLLPAAPPVVHATPPAAPVLIAGILNREPKSLVTVGQPTGIDDSEALDEINLNTSSEDSVGAGGSSPYQGAGDPNANPLLEPPTEAGSDSLLSQAASSFTALPAVASNVFSTFSKRIYAGSRETSEEPKLDIQPSYIQQASYVQPVAPVPAPFYAAPPAAANEVVAPEPPKFYAPTEVPPPNVGVPAPPPTSGNPNTYRFTARKKLYAPIPGFSEQSGQPAQAQVPQAPQAAPSFQTPPYPPQPIYAANPAPFDISAQPASIPAEERKSGGGLFSLTSLVPTGVLQNITGLVQSATGRSSEPEHTNVQQTGGYLDITTATAPPPSTNLFGGPNSTLPPGGNYFVPGAPTSLPSTEVVVPPSVGNFFAPPAPLPVAQAAAPPAVGAFFTSAVPSVTPSFFTPGPVPHVAPQPVQSTTVNQSALPPSHPPDASAVGELFVPSPTTIAQGIPPAVPFVDTQAVPTIPLTVPPGNPPPTSALGGFFTTGEVAPVVGPFATQATPATQSAGFFNPGEVRPNVPLTEPVPTIPITSSGGPPPGVFPPAAAQPGVPTPSNPNPLPGPAAPPPAAGQASYRLQKGTRLYKSPLTPQETATSSGFAAPLPPTSVTPAIFNPFGASAPGSLGHLEGQSSQGVPFFTPSVHNPTGQVAAPTVAVPQAAPIAPPPATSNTSVAPPLTASVANPPPTAGFASVPLFAAATISSTAIPFFNPQPTGAEVTTGLSQQENAAAPSTTLEGLVQGPTPIPSASQFFDTPLPTGTQPENLVASVSSGRENLVQAPTSNQGIPFFAPPAPVTSGTNIFTPQLQQELTAPAEDSKRSEIQEEFLSAPPQESNLSTELGEDTHTGPPVIEPVLEETPASSSESSVLLFPPASKVDQGDIVYPEPSAPVEQEIPLFVPVPALSGQSQGVPLYPPPPTGSTSASSIFAAPPVASSAPLFVPVPGPPSVSSLFSPAQVDSTSSLFAPPPTSANTTILTPAPDTTSTLFASIPTTSPSIPDIVPTTSAELVDAPPGFQGSSDDTVTNLFQGNSETQTVFSSFAQTKATPLVQETKPELVPPPIGFFAPKSESEVLSQPPLAPSPLQSFFSTAPETATSTDFNFFGSPAPGSVFPDLPVQHGIAPPPLALESPPQNSVSNIATSAIGFDLLNQTQQASSLVENPNQNSGVNSFDGYFGGPSASAPPTFAPETTTEPVAPAINCDPVNFFDQVPQTQSQIQQANEDQRIQNFFNNPPLQDQPAVPGELKYDIVHSGVAVKQLQERSQTPVSNLVEPPSSACSEFSTLAPAPTQTDRPSGDDLFQQHLGELPEEILRELRMASASSEKGQVATPPVAIPYSPVVAHWFYKRSVDTKFIWTPFSHYDSALLETSLNLDDSTLIIPVEGGRYDVNIKERTKTPVYWEGKAIEVRRCSWFYKGVDSKYVPYTEDTAALLEAEYKRSAEIGEWHQKIMLANGEQVVFHGPTVIVHFLPQQNADTWGASTQGSMRPRVVKRDLDDFTIEQGESQRVDHLLFMVHGIGSACDLKMRSVEEVVDDFRVIAQQLVQSHYKNSTDMGLVGRVEVLPISWHGHLHSEELGIDEKLKSITLESIPRLRNFTNDTLLDVLFYTSPKYCQKIMNTVADALNDVYLKYRMRHPEFNGGVSLAGHSLGSLILFDLLCHQEPLKESEEENKNPDQLPQKQSSQKVQLPTSDLLPKQVSYAMGPEGTGQPVITYTQLIFHPKKFFALGSPIGMFVTIRGIDKLGLDFHLPTCPGFYNIFHPFDPVAYRIEALVNPDMNGIRPVLIPHHKGRKRMHLELKETMTRVGADIKQRFMDTFKTTLDSVNFLTTVTKVKKEAEESLEKETSQTSSQAFQKQNEDLDESSIASSSCKLRNRTDSNSTTASDPEFIELDFPLGKLNDSKRVDYVLQEAPLEFINEYIFALSSHVCYWGSEDTILFVMKEIYASLGISTDSQVPQSSMTIERPVSHESSVSHSLLPM